The following are encoded in a window of Deinococcus carri genomic DNA:
- the murF gene encoding UDP-N-acetylmuramoyl-tripeptide--D-alanyl-D-alanine ligase yields the protein MPDPHAPLPFTAYVHPEARPAARLTWDSREAGPEVAFAALPGEKMHGNRFVEAALAAGAPFVLTDLDVERAVRVPDAREALFAWARTERARNGRVVGITGSVGKTTAKSYAAAALDAHFMPVYNTMPAIACFLLEYGASGRPLVVEMGIDRVGEMAELVDLVRPDVGVVTSVGAAHLEQLGSVAGVAREKGVILEGRRGLVGTQAAPFYPGADTYGFGEGVTYAGEGLEVTPEGAQFTFRGVPVTLPLASRVQAEAAVLGLALALEAGVPLEQAAARLSRVQVPGGRYRVHPGRFTVIDDAYNASPLAVTAALDALAALPGRRISVLGRMLELGETERELHAQVGAHAREKADLTYGVGEFAAELGERAHRTVPELLADLLAEVRDGDVVLVKASRGISWTPEKRAQEGVGLDVVVEALLRERSAVSGQPSAREGGAGNRDR from the coding sequence ATGCCCGACCCCCACGCCCCCCTGCCTTTCACCGCCTATGTCCACCCGGAGGCCCGGCCCGCCGCGCGCCTCACCTGGGATTCGCGGGAGGCGGGGCCGGAGGTCGCGTTCGCGGCGCTGCCGGGCGAGAAGATGCACGGCAACCGGTTCGTGGAGGCGGCGCTGGCGGCGGGTGCGCCCTTCGTCCTGACCGACCTGGACGTGGAACGGGCGGTGCGGGTTCCGGACGCACGGGAGGCCCTGTTCGCCTGGGCACGGACGGAACGGGCCAGGAACGGGCGGGTGGTGGGCATCACCGGCAGCGTGGGCAAGACGACCGCCAAGAGCTACGCGGCGGCGGCGCTGGACGCGCACTTCATGCCCGTCTACAACACGATGCCCGCCATCGCCTGCTTCCTGCTGGAATACGGAGCGTCTGGCCGCCCCCTGGTCGTCGAGATGGGCATCGACCGCGTGGGCGAGATGGCTGAACTGGTGGACCTCGTGCGGCCCGACGTGGGCGTGGTGACGAGCGTGGGGGCCGCGCACCTGGAACAACTCGGCAGCGTGGCGGGCGTGGCGCGCGAGAAGGGCGTGATTCTGGAGGGGCGGCGCGGGCTGGTGGGCACCCAGGCCGCCCCCTTCTACCCCGGCGCGGACACCTACGGCTTTGGCGAGGGCGTGACCTATGCGGGCGAGGGGCTGGAGGTCACGCCGGAGGGCGCGCAGTTCACCTTCCGGGGCGTGCCGGTCACGCTGCCGCTGGCCTCGCGCGTGCAGGCGGAGGCGGCGGTGCTGGGCCTCGCGCTGGCGCTGGAAGCCGGAGTGCCGCTTGAGCAGGCGGCAGCGCGGCTCTCGCGGGTGCAGGTGCCGGGGGGCCGCTACCGCGTGCATCCGGGCCGCTTCACCGTTATCGACGACGCCTACAACGCCTCGCCCCTGGCGGTCACGGCGGCACTGGACGCCCTCGCCGCTCTGCCGGGCCGGCGTATCAGCGTGCTGGGGCGGATGCTGGAACTGGGCGAGACGGAGCGCGAGTTGCACGCGCAGGTGGGCGCACACGCGCGGGAGAAGGCCGACCTCACCTACGGCGTGGGCGAGTTCGCCGCCGAACTGGGCGAGCGTGCCCACCGTACGGTGCCCGAGCTGCTGGCCGACCTGCTCGCCGAGGTGCGGGACGGCGACGTGGTGCTGGTCAAGGCCAGCCGCGGCATCTCGTGGACACCGGAAAAGCGCGCGCAGGAGGGCGTGGGGCTGGACGTGGTGGTGGAGGCGCTGCTGAGGGAGCGGTCAGCGGTCAGCGGTCAGCCGTCGGCGCGGGAGGGCGGGGCGGGAAACCGCGACAGGTAG
- the pilM gene encoding type IV pilus assembly protein PilM produces MSSLFQRLMSPRQSAIGVEIGTSTIKVVALRPGAPPVLQHAVMVPTPIGSMRDGLVIEPQAVATELKNLLAEHHITTRQAVTAVPNQSAVTRNIMVPRMERKDLQEAIKWEAERYIPYPIDEVNLDFDLLDDPTDIPEEGQMEAVIAAAPSEAVARQVEVLRLAGLEPTVVDLKSFAALRALRGNLLGEHLNKQTLVGTNYTEAGEVALVLEIGASSSVISLVRGERILMARNIGVAADDFTTALQKAFDLDFSAAEDVKLGYATATTPTEDEEDLLNFDLSREQYSPARVFEVIRPVLGDLITEIRRSLEFYRVQSGDVVIDRTFIAGGGAKLRGLSSAISDALGFRVAVGSPWLSVQTDQANVDTGYLQANAAEFTVPLGLALRGVQSS; encoded by the coding sequence ATGTCGAGCCTATTCCAACGCCTCATGAGTCCGCGCCAGAGTGCCATCGGCGTGGAGATCGGGACCAGCACCATCAAGGTGGTGGCGCTGCGCCCTGGTGCGCCGCCGGTGCTCCAGCACGCGGTGATGGTCCCCACGCCCATCGGCAGCATGCGCGACGGCCTGGTGATCGAGCCGCAGGCGGTGGCGACCGAGCTGAAGAACCTGCTGGCCGAACACCACATCACCACCCGTCAGGCCGTGACCGCCGTGCCCAACCAGTCGGCGGTCACGCGCAACATCATGGTGCCCCGCATGGAGCGCAAGGACCTCCAGGAGGCCATCAAGTGGGAGGCGGAGCGTTACATCCCCTACCCCATCGACGAGGTCAACCTGGATTTCGACCTGCTCGACGACCCCACCGACATCCCCGAGGAAGGGCAGATGGAGGCCGTGATCGCCGCGGCCCCCAGCGAGGCGGTGGCGCGGCAGGTGGAGGTGCTGCGGCTGGCGGGGCTGGAACCCACGGTCGTGGACCTCAAGAGCTTCGCGGCGCTGCGTGCGCTGCGCGGCAACCTGCTGGGCGAGCACCTCAACAAGCAGACCCTGGTGGGCACCAACTACACCGAGGCGGGCGAGGTGGCGCTGGTGCTGGAAATCGGCGCGAGCAGCAGCGTGATCAGCCTGGTGCGCGGCGAGCGGATTCTGATGGCCCGCAACATCGGCGTGGCCGCCGACGACTTCACCACGGCCCTGCAGAAGGCCTTTGACCTGGACTTCAGCGCCGCCGAGGACGTCAAGCTGGGCTACGCGACCGCCACCACCCCCACCGAGGACGAGGAAGACCTGCTGAACTTCGACCTGTCGCGCGAGCAGTACAGCCCGGCGCGCGTGTTCGAGGTGATCCGCCCGGTGCTGGGCGACCTGATCACCGAGATTCGCCGCTCGCTGGAGTTCTACCGCGTGCAGTCGGGCGACGTGGTGATCGACCGGACCTTTATCGCGGGGGGCGGGGCCAAGCTGCGCGGCCTGAGCAGCGCCATCAGTGACGCGCTGGGCTTCCGGGTGGCGGTGGGCAGCCCCTGGCTGAGCGTGCAGACCGACCAGGCCAACGTGGACACCGGCTACCTCCAGGCCAACGCCGCCGAGTTCACCGTGCCGCTGGGGCTGGCGCTGAGGGGGGTGCAGTCCTCATGA
- a CDS encoding fimbrial assembly protein → MIEINLLPQQERRRSQPDAWRYATYALLPLTAAAILIPELLVGSQVSRLRGEQDRLNGEIAALTPAKQEYDRLLATQRTLEDVTAVAEQLRNGKTYWTNDVATFSAQLPRGGGVAITSMNVKPLDAGALASKQQGGIYAGKNVVREFDLAGTARSQQSVINFLNAYENSPNFAVDFRSLGQEGDTGRYTFAASVGLVGEPGTQTTGAAPADPAGSATPAAAPAAPATPAGGSNVR, encoded by the coding sequence ATGATCGAGATCAACCTGCTTCCCCAGCAGGAGCGCCGCCGCAGCCAGCCCGACGCCTGGCGTTACGCGACCTACGCGCTGCTGCCCCTGACCGCCGCCGCCATCCTGATTCCCGAACTGCTGGTCGGCTCGCAGGTCAGCCGCCTGCGCGGCGAGCAGGATAGGCTCAATGGCGAGATCGCGGCCCTGACTCCTGCCAAGCAGGAATACGACCGCCTGCTCGCCACCCAGCGCACCCTGGAAGACGTCACGGCGGTCGCGGAACAGCTCCGGAACGGCAAGACGTACTGGACGAACGATGTGGCGACCTTTTCCGCCCAGCTTCCGCGCGGCGGTGGCGTAGCGATCACCAGCATGAACGTCAAACCGCTGGACGCCGGCGCGCTGGCCTCCAAGCAACAGGGCGGCATCTACGCCGGCAAGAACGTGGTGCGCGAGTTCGACCTCGCGGGCACCGCGCGCAGCCAGCAGTCGGTGATCAACTTCCTGAACGCCTACGAGAACAGCCCGAACTTCGCGGTGGACTTCCGCAGCCTGGGGCAGGAAGGCGACACGGGCCGGTATACCTTCGCCGCGTCGGTGGGACTGGTGGGCGAGCCGGGCACCCAGACCACCGGCGCAGCCCCTGCGGACCCGGCCGGGAGCGCGACCCCCGCCGCCGCGCCTGCC